In a genomic window of Candidatus Neomarinimicrobiota bacterium:
- the hypD gene encoding hydrogenase formation protein HypD translates to MKYLDEFRNPEVARTVLAQIRETVTRPWVLMEVCGGQTHSIIKNGIDQLLPKEIELVHGPGCPVCVTPLEIIDQAIAIASRPEVIFTSFGDMLRVPGSEKDLLMVKSEGGDVRTVYSPLESVKIAGENAEREVVFFAVGFETTAPGNAMAIHQAAKENLANYSQLVSHVLVPPAMEALLSSPKNRVQGYLAAGHVCTVMGLEEYEPIAEKYAVPIVATGFEPVDVLEGILMVVKQLEAGRHEVENQYLRSVKREGNRPAQDLVSTVFEVSNRKWRGIGEIPSSGLKIKDSYRAFDAELKFAVGDIHTQESELCISGVIMQGLKKPHECPAFGKECTPTHPLGATMVSSEGACSAYFKYQRVGNL, encoded by the coding sequence ATGAAGTATCTCGATGAATTCAGAAATCCAGAAGTAGCCAGAACAGTTTTGGCACAGATCAGGGAAACCGTAACCCGACCATGGGTACTGATGGAGGTGTGTGGCGGACAGACTCATTCCATTATCAAGAACGGGATTGATCAGCTCTTGCCGAAGGAGATTGAGCTCGTTCACGGTCCCGGCTGTCCCGTATGCGTCACACCCCTCGAAATTATCGATCAGGCGATAGCAATCGCATCGCGGCCGGAAGTAATCTTCACCAGCTTTGGCGATATGCTTCGTGTGCCTGGATCGGAGAAGGACTTGCTCATGGTGAAGTCTGAAGGGGGCGACGTGAGAACGGTCTACTCCCCGCTGGAATCGGTCAAGATCGCCGGGGAAAACGCCGAGCGGGAAGTGGTTTTCTTCGCCGTCGGTTTCGAAACAACAGCCCCTGGGAACGCCATGGCAATTCATCAGGCTGCCAAGGAGAATCTCGCCAATTACAGTCAGCTCGTGAGTCATGTACTTGTTCCGCCGGCCATGGAAGCACTGTTGTCTTCCCCGAAAAACCGGGTGCAGGGATACCTGGCCGCCGGACATGTCTGCACCGTCATGGGACTGGAAGAATACGAGCCCATTGCCGAAAAATATGCCGTCCCCATCGTGGCCACAGGATTCGAACCAGTGGACGTCCTGGAAGGCATCCTGATGGTGGTGAAGCAGCTGGAAGCGGGCCGCCATGAGGTGGAAAACCAGTATTTGCGTTCCGTCAAACGGGAAGGCAACCGCCCGGCCCAGGATTTGGTTTCAACCGTTTTTGAAGTATCAAACCGGAAATGGCGCGGCATTGGTGAGATCCCGTCCAGCGGTTTGAAAATCAAGGATTCCTACCGTGCATTTGATGCCGAACTCAAGTTTGCAGTAGGCGATATCCATACCCAGGAATCGGAACTGTGTATCAGCGGTGTGATCATGCAGGGATTGAAAAAACCGCATGAATGTCCTGCATTTGGAAAAGAATGCACACCAACCCATCCGTTGGGCGCGACGATGGTCTCCAGTGAAGGGGCCTGCTCGGCGTATTTCAAATACCAAAGAGTGGGAAACTTATAA
- a CDS encoding HypC/HybG/HupF family hydrogenase formation chaperone: MCLGIPGKVIEIFEENGLQMGKIDYAGTINKACLEYVPDIAVGQYTVVHAGFGISIINEEEAMKTYEVWNEFIDAAAEEGVDIFGNPVDQDATDEGKA, from the coding sequence ATGTGTCTAGGAATCCCGGGAAAGGTAATTGAAATCTTTGAGGAAAATGGTCTTCAGATGGGGAAGATTGATTACGCCGGTACGATTAACAAGGCGTGTCTCGAATACGTTCCCGATATTGCCGTAGGGCAATACACTGTCGTCCACGCCGGTTTTGGCATTTCCATCATCAATGAAGAAGAGGCGATGAAAACATATGAAGTATGGAACGAATTTATAGACGCCGCTGCAGAAGAAGGGGTTGATATTTTCGGCAATCCTGTGGATCAGGATGCAACTGATGAAGGTAAGGCTTAG
- the hypF gene encoding carbamoyltransferase HypF — translation MTATNDTTRQRILINGIVQGVGFRPFVYNLAVEAGLTGFVTNTSSGVEIEIEGSQPAVDHFLNQLQTKAPPLSVITNIESESIRSNCDTAFVIQPSEGSEAVATLISPDVAVCDDCLTELFDPEDRRYRYPFINCTNCGPRYTIIENIPYDRPFTSMREFTMCPACQKEYDDPTNRRFHAQPNACPKCGPHVSLHDSGGREVRADDPIAETVSLLMSGHIIAIKGLGGFHLAVDATNEKAIQELRRRKGREEKPLAVMVKNLESAQSICCVTAEEERILSSQQTPIVLMPKRHDNGLAQSVALDNDRFGVMLPYTPLHHLLMDYGFAALVMTSANYSEEPICIDNDEAFQRLEKIADYRLIHNRDIYLRSDDSVVIFLDGSLRQIRRSRGFAPRPVFINSGGPPVLAVGGELKNTICLLKDDHAFLSQHIGDLENLEAYNFFQMTVEHLERIFETEPELIVYDLHPSYLSTRWTLEQKEIPVLGVQHHYAHLASCMVENRFSGPVIGIIMDGTGYGTDETIWGGEILIGDYSGFERYAHLQPMPLPGGDAAIKAPWRTAAGYLYKAFDGEIPELPFMEKHEIEPIIEMVSKDVNCIQTSSCGRLFDAAAAMCGGRQTIRYEGQAAIEFMQAAGGQTDEPFEFRIIDFDDHKELLIAPIIHAMVNAVLDGESLSAISRRFHGTLIEIFRKITKQASDERDIKDVVLSGGVFQNELLFEGLIPVLKREELNVFTHSQVPTNDGGLALGQAIIGRNYLKQ, via the coding sequence GTGACGGCCACCAACGACACGACACGACAGCGCATTCTTATCAACGGAATCGTCCAAGGCGTCGGTTTTCGCCCTTTCGTCTATAATCTGGCTGTAGAGGCTGGGCTAACCGGTTTTGTTACGAACACGTCCTCCGGGGTGGAAATCGAAATCGAAGGATCCCAGCCAGCGGTTGATCACTTTCTAAACCAATTGCAGACAAAAGCCCCTCCCCTCTCTGTTATTACGAATATTGAATCTGAATCGATACGTTCGAATTGCGATACAGCGTTTGTCATCCAGCCGTCAGAAGGTAGCGAAGCCGTGGCAACACTGATTTCACCTGACGTCGCCGTCTGCGATGACTGCCTTACCGAGCTCTTCGATCCAGAGGACCGCCGCTATCGCTATCCTTTCATCAACTGCACCAACTGCGGTCCCCGCTACACCATCATTGAGAACATCCCCTACGACCGGCCGTTCACATCAATGCGGGAGTTTACGATGTGTCCTGCCTGCCAGAAAGAGTACGACGACCCTACCAACCGCCGCTTTCACGCCCAGCCAAATGCCTGCCCCAAGTGTGGGCCTCATGTGTCGCTTCACGATTCTGGCGGCCGGGAAGTCCGGGCGGATGATCCCATCGCAGAAACGGTCTCTCTGCTCATGAGCGGACACATAATTGCCATCAAAGGCTTGGGTGGTTTCCACCTGGCTGTTGATGCCACAAATGAGAAGGCGATCCAGGAACTCCGCCGTAGGAAAGGACGCGAAGAAAAACCGCTGGCTGTAATGGTGAAAAACTTGGAGAGTGCGCAGTCAATCTGCTGTGTCACGGCGGAAGAGGAGAGAATTCTATCGTCTCAACAGACGCCCATCGTTCTGATGCCAAAGAGACATGACAACGGTCTGGCGCAATCGGTAGCATTGGACAATGACCGCTTTGGCGTCATGCTGCCTTACACCCCACTTCACCACTTGCTCATGGATTACGGCTTTGCCGCCCTAGTCATGACCAGCGCCAACTACAGCGAAGAGCCTATCTGCATCGATAACGATGAGGCGTTCCAGCGACTGGAAAAGATCGCCGACTACCGCCTCATTCACAATAGGGACATCTACTTGCGCAGTGACGATTCAGTAGTGATTTTTCTCGATGGCTCTCTGAGACAGATCCGCCGCAGCCGCGGCTTTGCTCCCCGTCCCGTGTTCATCAATAGCGGCGGTCCTCCCGTCCTGGCTGTTGGCGGCGAGCTAAAAAACACCATCTGTCTTCTGAAGGATGATCACGCCTTCCTGAGCCAGCATATCGGTGATCTTGAAAATCTGGAAGCGTACAACTTCTTCCAGATGACCGTGGAACATCTCGAACGAATCTTTGAGACAGAGCCGGAACTGATCGTTTACGATCTGCACCCAAGCTATCTCTCTACACGGTGGACGCTGGAACAGAAGGAAATTCCCGTTCTGGGCGTTCAGCACCATTACGCCCATCTGGCTTCGTGCATGGTAGAAAACAGGTTCTCCGGACCGGTCATCGGCATCATTATGGACGGTACGGGCTACGGCACGGACGAGACCATCTGGGGAGGCGAAATATTGATCGGTGATTACAGCGGGTTTGAACGGTACGCCCACTTGCAGCCCATGCCACTTCCCGGCGGAGACGCGGCTATTAAGGCGCCGTGGCGCACCGCTGCCGGTTATCTGTACAAAGCGTTCGATGGCGAAATCCCGGAACTTCCATTTATGGAAAAGCACGAAATTGAACCGATCATTGAAATGGTTTCAAAAGATGTGAACTGCATTCAGACGTCCAGTTGTGGACGGCTGTTCGATGCAGCAGCTGCCATGTGTGGTGGTCGGCAGACGATCCGCTATGAAGGACAGGCGGCTATTGAATTCATGCAGGCGGCAGGAGGTCAGACAGATGAACCGTTTGAGTTCAGAATTATAGATTTTGATGATCACAAAGAGTTACTGATCGCACCCATCATCCATGCGATGGTAAATGCCGTCCTTGACGGTGAGTCACTCTCCGCCATAAGCCGGCGGTTTCATGGGACACTCATCGAGATTTTCAGAAAGATCACAAAACAGGCCAGTGACGAGCGCGACATCAAAGATGTAGTTCTCAGTGGCGGTGTATTCCAGAATGAGTTACTTTTCGAGGGGTTGATTCCCGTACTGAAACGCGAAGAGTTGAACGTCTTCACTCATTCTCAGGTCCCGACAAATGACGGCGGGCTGGCACTTGGACAGGCGATCATTGGGAGAAACTATCTTAAACAGTAG
- the hypB gene encoding hydrogenase nickel incorporation protein HypB: MCETCGCGQPEEGVTITTPEEAHYEHPHDHPHDHGHSHDHSRTIKVEEDILSKNNLIAERNRGFFEAKKILTFNLVSSPGSGKTTLLERTIELLKDKHPITVIEGDQQSMRDASRIEATGVPVVQVNTGTGCHLDASMINRAMKKLTLKEQSLLLIENVGNLVCPALFDLGEAHKIVIISTTEGDDKPHKYPTMFSVSDLCIINKIDLLPYVDFDMERCKEYALQVNHHLGFLEVSAKTGDGLEQWFEWIRSSVSKLSKAAASGGG; this comes from the coding sequence ATGTGCGAAACATGCGGCTGCGGCCAACCGGAAGAAGGTGTCACTATAACTACACCGGAAGAAGCTCACTACGAGCATCCACATGATCACCCTCACGACCACGGTCACTCACACGATCACAGCCGTACCATCAAAGTTGAAGAGGACATCCTTTCCAAGAACAATCTGATTGCGGAAAGGAACCGTGGTTTTTTCGAAGCCAAGAAGATACTTACTTTTAATCTGGTGAGCTCACCGGGATCGGGTAAGACTACACTTCTGGAACGGACGATCGAATTGCTGAAGGACAAGCACCCGATTACCGTCATTGAGGGCGATCAGCAATCGATGCGAGACGCCAGCCGTATCGAGGCTACAGGCGTGCCAGTGGTTCAGGTAAACACCGGTACCGGGTGCCATCTTGATGCATCGATGATCAACCGCGCTATGAAAAAGCTTACCCTTAAAGAACAATCTCTTCTCCTGATTGAGAACGTCGGCAATCTTGTCTGTCCGGCCCTGTTTGATCTGGGTGAAGCACACAAGATCGTCATCATCAGCACCACAGAGGGAGATGATAAACCGCATAAATACCCCACCATGTTCAGCGTGTCGGACCTGTGCATCATCAACAAGATAGATCTGCTTCCCTATGTCGACTTTGATATGGAACGGTGCAAAGAATACGCACTGCAAGTCAACCACCATCTGGGGTTTCTTGAAGTTTCCGCCAAGACTGGAGATGGACTGGAGCAGTGGTTTGAGTGGATTCGTTCCTCTGTCTCGAAGTTATCTAAAGCAGCAGCCAGCGGGGGGGGATAG
- the hypA gene encoding hydrogenase maturation nickel metallochaperone HypA, translated as MHEMSIALSIVDIASKTATNNQAHKVSEIEVEIGVLAGVVIDSLEFCFDAACKGTLAQDARLDIVSIPAKGRCHNCQQDCEIDGYLPSCPVCGGFKIDITQGKELTVKSVLVD; from the coding sequence ATGCATGAAATGTCCATCGCCCTCAGTATCGTAGATATCGCTTCAAAGACGGCGACAAACAACCAGGCACACAAAGTCAGTGAGATTGAGGTGGAAATCGGCGTACTCGCCGGCGTTGTCATCGATTCTCTGGAATTCTGTTTCGACGCTGCTTGCAAAGGCACTCTTGCGCAAGACGCACGGCTTGATATTGTTTCGATTCCCGCCAAGGGGAGATGTCACAATTGTCAACAGGATTGTGAGATAGATGGTTATCTGCCCTCTTGCCCAGTGTGTGGTGGATTCAAGATTGATATCACTCAGGGTAAAGAACTGACGGTTAAGAGTGTTCTGGTAGATTAG
- a CDS encoding asparagine synthetase B, translating to MKRLILTFLIVCASSSGERILIPMDLAQKDHLKAYGIAYWILTHDINVEWLLNFRGGSFMLEHNPSILKECRVRGVTAEVISDDAVLATYTKIDANNMEIVLLEKTPKIAIYTPPNRQPWDDAVTLALTYAEVDYETLWDEEVFLGHLDKYDWLHLHHEDFTGQYGKFYRNYHNAPWYVQQQEEFEAMAQRLGFPTVSEEKKAVALKIKNYVGQGGFLFAMCSATDSYDIALAAEEVDIVESVFDGTPADLKSQQKLDFTRSFAFHEFEIITDPFIYEFSNIDIPSSDRPITRGAEADYFTLFEFSAKYDPVPAMLTQNHVAVIKGFMGQTTGFRRSTIKQHILIMGEVEEEEQVKYIHGNFGRGTFTFLGGHDPEDYQHFVGDPPTDLSLHRNSPGYRLILNNVLFPAARKKERKT from the coding sequence TTGAAACGACTGATACTGACATTCCTGATTGTCTGCGCATCAAGCTCCGGTGAACGAATCCTGATCCCCATGGACCTTGCTCAGAAAGACCATCTGAAAGCGTACGGTATAGCCTACTGGATTCTTACTCATGATATCAACGTGGAATGGCTGCTCAACTTCCGCGGCGGTTCCTTCATGCTAGAACATAATCCTTCCATTCTCAAGGAGTGCCGTGTGCGAGGCGTCACTGCGGAAGTTATCTCCGACGACGCCGTTCTTGCCACCTACACTAAGATAGATGCCAACAATATGGAAATAGTCCTCTTGGAAAAGACACCGAAGATTGCGATCTACACGCCGCCTAACAGGCAGCCGTGGGACGACGCCGTTACACTGGCGCTGACATATGCTGAAGTCGATTACGAGACTCTGTGGGATGAAGAGGTGTTTCTCGGTCATCTGGACAAGTACGACTGGCTGCATTTGCATCACGAAGATTTCACGGGACAGTACGGCAAGTTCTACCGCAATTATCACAACGCGCCGTGGTACGTTCAGCAGCAGGAAGAGTTTGAAGCGATGGCGCAACGACTCGGCTTTCCTACCGTCAGTGAGGAGAAAAAGGCCGTCGCTTTAAAAATAAAGAACTATGTGGGGCAGGGTGGATTCCTCTTTGCCATGTGCTCGGCTACCGATTCGTATGATATTGCTCTGGCGGCCGAGGAAGTCGATATTGTTGAAAGTGTTTTCGATGGCACACCGGCAGATCTAAAGAGTCAGCAAAAACTGGATTTTACCAGATCTTTTGCCTTCCACGAGTTTGAGATCATCACCGATCCCTTTATCTACGAATTCTCGAACATCGATATTCCGTCGAGCGACCGACCTATCACCCGCGGCGCCGAAGCCGACTACTTCACCCTCTTTGAGTTTTCGGCAAAGTACGATCCCGTCCCCGCCATGCTGACGCAGAATCACGTAGCAGTGATCAAAGGATTTATGGGACAGACGACAGGATTCCGGCGCAGTACCATTAAACAACACATACTGATCATGGGCGAAGTGGAGGAAGAGGAGCAGGTCAAGTACATTCACGGCAATTTCGGGCGCGGCACGTTTACCTTCCTGGGCGGGCACGACCCCGAGGACTACCAGCACTTCGTGGGTGATCCTCCCACCGACCTCTCCCTGCACCGCAATTCACCGGGCTATCGGCTGATTCTCAATAACGTCCTATTCCCTGCAGCGCGGAAGAAAGAACGAAAGACGTGA